From a region of the Teredinibacter turnerae genome:
- a CDS encoding response regulator: MAKILAVDDSASMRQMVSFTLKGAGHQVCEASDGVEALSLAKAESGVDLVISDINMPNMDGISLIKELRQLPEYKFTPILMLTTESGVDKKSEGKAAGATGWIVKPFNPDQLLATIGKVL, encoded by the coding sequence ATGGCAAAAATACTCGCCGTTGACGATTCGGCATCAATGCGGCAGATGGTCAGTTTCACCTTGAAAGGCGCGGGTCACCAAGTGTGTGAAGCATCCGATGGGGTCGAAGCTCTGAGTCTTGCGAAGGCTGAATCTGGTGTTGATTTAGTGATTTCAGACATCAATATGCCGAACATGGATGGTATTTCTCTAATTAAAGAGCTACGCCAGCTTCCTGAATACAAATTTACGCCGATCCTGATGTTGACGACGGAATCTGGTGTCGATAAAAAATCAGAAGGTAAGGCGGCGGGGGCAACTGGTTGGATCGTGAAGCCATTTAACCCCGACCAGCTGCTCGCCACCATCGGTAAAGTGTTGTAG
- a CDS encoding STAS domain-containing protein produces the protein MAHSVDFNLPENMTIANIHSMHEEFEALVDKQDCDEVVLKGEQVARADTAGLQLLVAFVQATKERQINVTWDHPSEKLCKAAEILGVASYIGIH, from the coding sequence ATGGCCCATTCAGTCGATTTTAATCTTCCAGAAAACATGACAATAGCGAATATCCACAGTATGCACGAAGAGTTCGAAGCCCTGGTGGATAAACAGGATTGTGACGAAGTGGTGTTAAAGGGAGAACAAGTAGCACGAGCCGATACCGCAGGGTTGCAGCTGTTGGTTGCGTTTGTGCAGGCGACAAAAGAACGGCAGATCAACGTTACCTGGGATCACCCTTCAGAAAAGTTATGCAAAGCAGCGGAAATATTAGGCGTAGCCTCCTATATTGGTATTCATTAG
- a CDS encoding substrate-binding domain-containing protein has translation MLDNAGRKLHIGVFAPYLQGDYMGEIINQLRANCNLKHYRFSVVRTNGFGEFNLGLGLDQYDGIIVIRNAVNPKLIERIQNRGIPLLAVAHDYFPLDVPIVTSDNDAGTELAFNYLRERGHSELLFVGDITQYDLRKRYERFVELSRDAGLNCGTDHIICTPNAIFSGGLAAGQEFLDRATRATGVICGAGHTAMGFVRKLHDAGIKSPGDIDVITFDAIQLMQAMTPGLPYVDQNLDVLALRCITTLEGMIHSSTLPTRVITIAPTIFDNQNGQETKESTQAQTELHQLAQTGAVLHNSLEITQDIVATRLDKIMTVAPLFDQFMEFGVLSCLVHDGQRRAHLHVHKIFTLTDVTVIRSNQREYTCTPDSFPPPAIRDSFNGQHKVTIHFPVFSGDHIWGVLTFFADKTCDKDATSFVNFSSFIDNIVFSYGKVLEVLTLEQELKKNERKAPHINRGRMASGNLPSFEWDLEKGSVQWSDIALELLGFTTELEKTIYRKMEIFDRVHPDDEHKLRKELTASLSSLGALATAARLKTAEGDYRYYSLQGEILHEEDSRAVRYRCCLSLLN, from the coding sequence ATGTTGGATAACGCGGGAAGGAAACTTCATATCGGCGTGTTCGCCCCCTACCTGCAGGGCGACTACATGGGGGAGATCATCAACCAACTGCGCGCCAACTGCAACCTGAAGCACTACCGCTTCAGTGTGGTTCGCACGAACGGCTTTGGCGAGTTCAACCTGGGTTTGGGGCTCGATCAGTACGACGGCATTATTGTTATCCGCAACGCCGTTAACCCGAAGCTGATAGAGAGGATACAAAACCGTGGAATCCCGTTACTTGCTGTGGCCCACGACTATTTCCCTCTCGATGTCCCGATAGTGACCAGCGACAATGATGCGGGTACCGAGCTCGCCTTCAACTACCTGCGCGAACGCGGCCATAGCGAACTTTTGTTTGTGGGCGATATTACACAGTACGATTTGCGCAAACGCTACGAACGCTTTGTTGAACTGAGTCGCGACGCAGGCTTGAACTGCGGCACCGATCATATTATTTGTACCCCGAACGCGATTTTTTCCGGTGGTCTTGCCGCAGGCCAGGAGTTTCTGGACAGAGCCACCCGTGCAACAGGCGTTATTTGTGGCGCTGGGCACACCGCAATGGGCTTCGTGCGCAAGCTTCACGATGCCGGCATAAAATCTCCAGGCGACATAGACGTTATTACGTTCGACGCGATCCAGCTTATGCAGGCGATGACACCCGGGCTGCCCTATGTGGATCAAAATCTCGATGTGCTGGCACTTCGCTGTATCACGACTCTGGAAGGAATGATCCACAGCAGTACATTACCCACTCGGGTAATCACTATCGCCCCGACTATCTTCGATAACCAAAACGGGCAAGAAACCAAAGAATCCACTCAAGCTCAAACCGAACTGCACCAGCTTGCGCAAACTGGAGCCGTGCTCCACAACAGTCTTGAGATAACCCAGGACATTGTAGCGACCAGGCTCGATAAAATAATGACGGTGGCTCCACTGTTCGATCAGTTTATGGAATTCGGCGTTCTTTCGTGTCTGGTCCACGATGGTCAGCGCCGGGCTCACTTGCATGTGCACAAAATTTTTACGCTTACGGATGTTACCGTCATACGCAGTAATCAACGGGAATACACCTGTACACCAGACAGTTTTCCACCACCAGCGATTCGTGATTCATTTAACGGCCAACACAAAGTCACAATTCACTTCCCGGTCTTTAGCGGCGACCACATTTGGGGGGTACTCACATTCTTTGCAGATAAAACCTGTGACAAAGACGCGACCAGCTTCGTGAACTTTTCGAGCTTTATCGACAATATTGTGTTCAGCTACGGCAAGGTTCTGGAAGTACTCACCCTTGAACAAGAACTGAAGAAAAACGAACGCAAAGCACCGCATATTAATCGCGGCCGCATGGCCAGTGGCAACCTGCCCAGCTTTGAGTGGGATCTGGAAAAAGGTTCGGTACAGTGGAGCGACATAGCGCTAGAGCTGCTCGGTTTCACCACCGAACTGGAAAAAACCATTTATCGGAAAATGGAAATTTTCGATAGAGTCCACCCGGACGATGAGCATAAGCTGCGCAAAGAGCTCACCGCCAGCCTTTCCAGTCTGGGTGCACTGGCAACTGCAGCCAGATTAAAAACCGCCGAAGGGGATTACCGCTATTACAGTTTGCAAGGGGAAATTCTGCACGAGGAAGACAGTCGCGCTGTGCGTTATCGCTGCTGTCTGTCGTTGTTGAATTAG
- the fliJ gene encoding flagellar export protein FliJ, translating into MASKRSKRIEIVVDLARRAEETAADNFTQAKGALELAEEQLRDLAQYYQGYVERMQANTRAVKPSELIQTRAFLQQLSVAIRGQEHQIALLQQQLQQRQLAWHKSHLKTRSLEDLRTRYVREEHDADERLEQKALDEWVAQKRD; encoded by the coding sequence ATGGCCAGCAAGCGCTCAAAAAGAATTGAAATTGTTGTCGATCTCGCCCGACGAGCCGAAGAAACGGCTGCAGATAACTTCACGCAGGCCAAAGGCGCGCTTGAACTTGCAGAGGAGCAACTGCGGGATCTAGCGCAATACTATCAAGGTTATGTGGAGCGAATGCAGGCGAATACCCGCGCGGTTAAGCCGAGCGAGCTCATTCAAACACGGGCATTCCTGCAGCAATTGAGTGTGGCGATCCGTGGTCAGGAACACCAGATAGCCCTCTTGCAGCAACAGCTGCAGCAGCGGCAGCTGGCGTGGCACAAAAGCCACCTGAAAACCCGTTCGCTGGAAGATCTGCGCACTCGCTATGTTCGAGAAGAACACGATGCAGACGAGCGGCTGGAGCAGAAAGCACTGGACGAGTGGGTCGCCCAGAAGCGAGATTGA
- the fliI gene encoding flagellar protein export ATPase FliI, producing MTKLAAPLLKRLSRYQHYDALEQVPHAQGRLTRMVGLTLEAVGLNVSVGRQCKVVLSSGREIEAEVVGFDEDKTFLMPVQKVDGLQPGARVVPVDAHKNLSMGEHLRGRILNGVGQPLDGLGPVSCRAKVDLEPSTINPLHRHPIDETLDVGIRAINSLLTVGKGQRIGLFAGSGVGKSVLLGMMTRFTTADVVVVGLIGERGREVKEFVDHILGPEGLKKSVVVAAPADDAPLMRLRASQLATRIAEYFRDQGKSVLLLMDSLTRFAQAQREISLAIGEPPATKGYPPSVFAKIPDLVERAGNGDKGGGSITAFYTVLTEGDDLQDPIADASRAILDGHIVLSRQLAEQGIYPAIDVEASISRVMPNIVDANHLAAAQRFKQLLARYRENKDLIAIGAYARGSDPQIDAAIERFPHLQQFIGQHIGEAAPYPQSLAQLFTVVQSGAVNTPAASPEPTQQGGTLKTAQSRQQRPLSANRR from the coding sequence GTGACTAAGCTGGCGGCCCCCCTGTTAAAACGGCTTTCCCGCTACCAGCATTACGACGCGCTAGAGCAGGTACCCCACGCCCAAGGGCGACTGACCAGGATGGTAGGTCTTACGTTGGAAGCGGTTGGCCTTAATGTGTCTGTTGGGCGTCAGTGTAAGGTTGTACTCTCCAGCGGCCGGGAAATTGAAGCCGAAGTAGTAGGATTCGACGAGGACAAAACTTTCCTTATGCCGGTCCAAAAGGTTGATGGACTTCAGCCGGGCGCGCGTGTCGTCCCGGTGGATGCGCATAAAAATTTATCCATGGGTGAGCATTTGCGCGGCCGGATTTTGAATGGTGTCGGGCAGCCGCTCGATGGCCTCGGCCCAGTGAGTTGTCGGGCCAAGGTTGACCTGGAACCGAGCACGATCAACCCGTTACACCGTCACCCTATTGATGAAACGCTGGACGTGGGTATTCGTGCGATTAATTCCCTGCTAACGGTGGGTAAGGGGCAGCGGATTGGACTGTTTGCCGGCAGTGGTGTAGGTAAAAGTGTGCTGCTGGGTATGATGACCCGCTTCACTACTGCCGATGTGGTTGTGGTCGGACTGATTGGCGAGCGCGGGCGCGAGGTTAAAGAATTTGTCGACCATATTCTTGGGCCGGAAGGATTAAAAAAATCGGTTGTTGTCGCTGCCCCCGCCGATGATGCGCCCTTAATGCGGTTGCGGGCGTCCCAATTGGCAACGCGGATAGCCGAGTATTTTCGCGATCAAGGCAAAAGTGTGCTGTTGCTGATGGACTCACTCACCCGGTTCGCTCAGGCACAACGGGAAATTTCATTGGCCATTGGCGAACCGCCTGCGACCAAGGGCTACCCGCCGTCGGTGTTCGCCAAGATCCCGGATCTGGTAGAACGAGCTGGTAACGGCGATAAAGGGGGTGGCTCAATCACCGCGTTTTATACAGTGCTGACCGAGGGCGATGATTTACAAGACCCTATCGCCGACGCATCTCGCGCGATTCTGGATGGCCACATTGTCCTGTCCCGGCAGCTGGCCGAGCAGGGTATCTACCCCGCGATTGATGTAGAAGCATCAATTAGCCGGGTAATGCCGAATATTGTCGACGCCAACCATTTGGCAGCAGCGCAGCGTTTCAAACAACTTCTTGCCCGCTATCGGGAAAACAAAGACTTAATTGCTATTGGCGCCTATGCGCGAGGTTCCGATCCACAAATTGATGCAGCCATCGAACGGTTTCCTCATCTGCAACAATTTATTGGCCAACACATTGGTGAGGCCGCACCCTATCCACAGAGCCTTGCGCAGCTGTTTACGGTAGTGCAGTCTGGTGCGGTGAACACACCCGCAGCCAGTCCTGAGCCAACCCAGCAAGGTGGCACGCTAAAAACAGCACAATCACGGCAGCAGCGGCCGCTCAGCGCCAATAGGCGCTGA
- a CDS encoding flagellar assembly protein FliH — MVDTDKKKSPAGVWQPQSDETIAAWDLPAWNDDGQIVKSARREAAEKKPEENPEPVVEEVEEVEPPKLPTAEELKAIADQAQQEGYADGFKEGMEKGLHQGEEAGRKHGEEKAYAETRAKMDDEKARLQSIADRLFEPTQQQDEQLESLVVDMAVNLARRLLVNELNSQPEKITSVVKRALTELPVGAKNITVELSPADMALLDEHLPASKRNWRATENAELHQGGCIVKTAESLIDYSVDQRLDTYLREIEQSPAISDADEEDNGASVRPEQEDQEPTSD; from the coding sequence GTCCGACGAAACGATTGCCGCCTGGGATTTACCTGCCTGGAACGACGACGGCCAGATTGTCAAAAGCGCTCGCCGTGAAGCCGCTGAAAAAAAACCCGAAGAAAACCCGGAGCCTGTTGTCGAGGAAGTGGAAGAGGTTGAGCCTCCAAAACTTCCAACGGCAGAAGAGCTGAAAGCCATTGCCGATCAGGCGCAACAGGAAGGTTACGCCGATGGCTTTAAGGAGGGTATGGAAAAAGGATTACACCAGGGCGAAGAGGCCGGACGCAAACACGGCGAGGAAAAGGCCTACGCGGAAACCCGTGCAAAAATGGATGACGAAAAAGCGCGTTTACAGTCGATTGCAGATCGCCTGTTCGAGCCCACCCAGCAGCAGGACGAGCAGCTCGAGTCGCTCGTCGTCGACATGGCGGTAAACCTGGCCCGGCGTCTGTTAGTGAACGAACTCAACTCACAGCCAGAGAAGATAACGTCAGTCGTCAAGCGCGCACTCACTGAATTACCGGTGGGGGCGAAGAATATTACGGTGGAACTGAGCCCTGCGGATATGGCGCTTTTGGATGAGCACTTACCCGCGAGCAAACGTAACTGGCGCGCAACGGAAAACGCCGAACTGCATCAGGGCGGGTGTATCGTAAAAACGGCTGAGAGCCTGATTGATTATTCCGTGGATCAGCGCCTAGACACTTATCTTCGGGAAATCGAACAGTCGCCCGCTATTTCTGATGCGGATGAAGAAGACAACGGAGCCTCTGTTCGCCCGGAACAAGAAGATCAGGAACCCACAAGTGACTAA